A window of the Eleutherodactylus coqui strain aEleCoq1 chromosome 8, aEleCoq1.hap1, whole genome shotgun sequence genome harbors these coding sequences:
- the LOC136577291 gene encoding serine/arginine repetitive matrix protein 1-like isoform X2 has product MEDLRAQIQEAVSQDGTGWLEELLLSYRTAAGAAEPEGPGTQPRRASEASPVGGEQLRGRPQRRKQPPARLSPSPANKRRGMRSSRGEDEAAAAAKTGSKMAPGSKRLAGKRPATRQRSPPASGSRRIEAQPSSTASAAAAPSATGQRALARKTAQTRSGAVMSQTEERGNTREGRVPRQHRRASQPERRAEGRQQKGRGTSRRGNITGTAATYSTPASTPASSPISSPASTPASSPTPEILSPGRAQRGRASRFEGSRSPTQSPLAAGQASRSHGMPSYYGANRPESSLYPGQQRGSHTTQRPSRHTSVVQPPATSMQHRCFVNPRYLDPRLQETLGYASQVSANYASSSRQGQGARRRRRDRARAIGLESRRPGQLEQAGSASSSSSGRARVDSRVDRSSSGEDRRDSEEHRHLLNVQVEPSSRDYRSYRSHGHSHGRSCGHQPGLAYQQRAQEATHKDSRQPTPDRRIRRRDTAGTSPLALPEVGRAAAEPWKIWIVGHSFVYWAERRAATRPPGRSLGLTDTVVNWYGVRGLQWPSLLKIITDISRWTPRRVILVVHAGGNDLGKIKLGDLLVLMKQDMLRFRECFQESMLVWSDIIGRRRWRGAKSPEAIENVRKVVNQRVSKFVHSLGGIAIRHWELEDRERGALRSDGVHLNEVGLDTFLSGLQDGVEAALARVRGVGRNAP; this is encoded by the exons ATGGAAGACCTGCGGGCGCAAATCCAGGAGGCAGTCAGCCAGGACGGCACCGGCTGGCTGGAGGAATTGCTGCTGAGCTACAGGACGGCCGCGGGAGCGGCGGAGCCGGAGGGACCCGGGACGCAACCGAGGAGAGCCAGCGAAGCGTCGCCGGTAGGAGGGGAGCAGCTGCGGGGAAGACCGCAGCGAAGAAAGCAGCCgccagcgaggctcagcccgagcccggcGAACAAGCGACGCGGAatgaggagcagcaggggagaagaTGAAGCGGCGGCCGCCGCGAAAACCggaagcaagatggcgccgggttCAAAACGTTTGGCGGGAAAACGGCCCGCCACGAGGCAGCGCTCACCGCCGGCGAGCGGGAGCAGAAGAATAGAAGCCCAGCCATCTTCTacagcatcagcagcagcagcacccagCGCAACAGGGCAGCGCGCGCTGGCGCGAAAAACAGCGCAGACGAGGAGCGGTGCGGTCATGAGCCAGACGGAGGAGAGAGGGAACACGCGGGAAGGGCGCGTACCCCGCCAACACCGCAGAGCATCGCAGCCAGAGCGCAGGGCGGAAGGTAGGCAGCAGAAGGGCAGGGGGACAAGTAGGAGGGGGAACATCACGGGAACAGCAGCCACCTATAGCACCCCAGCCAGCACCCCCGCCAGCAGCCCCATTAGCAGCCCCGCTAGCACCCCCGCTAGCAGCCCAACCCCTGAAATTTTAAGCCCAGGAAGGGCACAACGGGGGAGGGCTAGCCGGTTCGAGGGGTCACGTAGCCCGACCCAGAGCCCACTTGCAGCGGGCCAAGCGAGCCGTAGCCACGGTATGCCATCTTACTATGGCGCTAATAGACCGGAGTCTTCCCTATACCCGGGACAGCAAAGGGGGTCACACACCACACAGAGGCCAAGTAGACACACTTCAGTAGTGCAGCCACCCGCTACAAGCATGCAGCATCGGTGTTTCGTTAACCCGAGATACCTCGACCCAAGGCTGCAAGAAACGTTGGGTTATGCATCCCAAGTTTCAGCTAATTACGCTAGCAGTAGCCGCCAAGGGCAGGGCGCTAGGCGTAGGCGCAGGGACAGAGCCAGGGCGATAGGATTAGAATCCAGGCGGCCGGGCCAGCTAGAGCAGGCGGGCAGCGCTTCAAGtagcagcagcggcagggcaAGAGTAGACAGCAGAGTAGATAGGAGCAGCTCAGGAGAAGATAGACGGGACTCTGAAGAACATCGGCACCTGCTCAACGTACAAGTCGAGCCAAGTTCAAGAGACTACAGGAGTTACAGAAGTCATGGCCACTCGCATGGACGGTCGTGCGGACACCAGCCTGGTTTGGCCTATCAGCAAAGGGCGCAGGAGGCTACGCATAAGGACAGTCGTCAGCCCACGCCAGACCGCAGGATCCGGAGGAGGGATACAGctgggacatcacccttggcgctgccggaggtcggtcgagctg cTGCGGAACCGTGGAAAATATGGATTGTCGGTCATTCTTTTGTGTATTGGGCCGAAAGGCGGGCAGCAACTCGGCCACCAGGAAGGAGCCTGGGATTGACGGACACGGTGGTAAACTGGTATGGAGTTAGAGgcctgcagtggcccagtttgctgAAAATTATCACGGAcattagcaggtggaccccccggcgagtcattctggtcgtgcacgccggggggaacgacctaggaaaaataaaattgggCGATCTACTCGTCCTAATGAAACAAGACATGCTCCGTTTTAGGGAGTGTTTTCAGGAGTCCATGTTGGTCTGGTCGGATATCATCGGCAGGAGACGTTGGAGGGGGGCAAAAAGCCCCGAAGCAATTGAGAATGTCCGGAAGGTGGTCAACCAAAGGGTCTCGAAATTTGTGCATTCCCTCGGGGGGATTGCTATACGACATTGGGAgctggaggacagagagagaggtgcACTGAGGAGTGACGGGGTACACCTGAACGAAGTCGGGTTGGACACGTTCTTGTCGGGACTGCAGGATGGAGTCGAGGCTGCGCTAGCTCGGGttcgtggggtggggcggaatgcGCCGTGA
- the LOC136577291 gene encoding serine/arginine repetitive matrix protein 2-like isoform X1, with protein sequence MEDLRAQIQEAVSQDGTGWLEELLLSYRTAAGAAEPEGPGTQPRRASEASPVGGEQLRGRPQRRKQPPARLSPSPANKRRGMRSSRGEDEAAAAAKTGSKMAPGSKRLAGKRPATRQRSPPASGSRRIEAQPSSTASAAAAPSATGQRALARKTAQTRSGAVMSQTEERGNTREGRVPRQHRRASQPERRAEGRQQKGRGTSRRGNITGTAATYSTPASTPASSPISSPASTPASSPTPEILSPGRAQRGRASRFEGSRSPTQSPLAAGQASRSHGMPSYYGANRPESSLYPGQQRGSHTTQRPSRHTSVVQPPATSMQHRCFVNPRYLDPRLQETLGYASQVSANYASSSRQGQGARRRRRDRARAIGLESRRPGQLEQAGSASSSSSGRARVDSRVDRSSSGEDRRDSEEHRHLLNVQVEPSSRDYRSYRSHGHSHGRSCGHQPGLAYQQRAQEATHKDSRQPTPDRRIRRRDTAGTSPLALPEVGRADGSVQGPSSTGGGRGGTMPPSLMEAGRAELLKLVETSVTRATWNSYNSIWLHWLSLSGGAVADGEKARAATLDMLASLRKKRRSVGAAKKHLAGVAFLLKLHGKADVTKDFMFRQVIRGWKKEKTRVDKRRPITFSLLVRLLELLESVCDNSSEALLFRAAFSVAFFAALRIGELVPASKNKPGGLRHNDVIPSGESLRVCIRKSKTDMYGRGEWLAINSLGSKWCPVATVREYMSSRNICDQFFVHAQGTPLTRFQFSAVFRSSLRAAGLNASEFGTHSFRIGAATMADAHGMKEEDVKRLGRWKSQAYKSYIRPDLVLQ encoded by the exons ATGGAAGACCTGCGGGCGCAAATCCAGGAGGCAGTCAGCCAGGACGGCACCGGCTGGCTGGAGGAATTGCTGCTGAGCTACAGGACGGCCGCGGGAGCGGCGGAGCCGGAGGGACCCGGGACGCAACCGAGGAGAGCCAGCGAAGCGTCGCCGGTAGGAGGGGAGCAGCTGCGGGGAAGACCGCAGCGAAGAAAGCAGCCgccagcgaggctcagcccgagcccggcGAACAAGCGACGCGGAatgaggagcagcaggggagaagaTGAAGCGGCGGCCGCCGCGAAAACCggaagcaagatggcgccgggttCAAAACGTTTGGCGGGAAAACGGCCCGCCACGAGGCAGCGCTCACCGCCGGCGAGCGGGAGCAGAAGAATAGAAGCCCAGCCATCTTCTacagcatcagcagcagcagcacccagCGCAACAGGGCAGCGCGCGCTGGCGCGAAAAACAGCGCAGACGAGGAGCGGTGCGGTCATGAGCCAGACGGAGGAGAGAGGGAACACGCGGGAAGGGCGCGTACCCCGCCAACACCGCAGAGCATCGCAGCCAGAGCGCAGGGCGGAAGGTAGGCAGCAGAAGGGCAGGGGGACAAGTAGGAGGGGGAACATCACGGGAACAGCAGCCACCTATAGCACCCCAGCCAGCACCCCCGCCAGCAGCCCCATTAGCAGCCCCGCTAGCACCCCCGCTAGCAGCCCAACCCCTGAAATTTTAAGCCCAGGAAGGGCACAACGGGGGAGGGCTAGCCGGTTCGAGGGGTCACGTAGCCCGACCCAGAGCCCACTTGCAGCGGGCCAAGCGAGCCGTAGCCACGGTATGCCATCTTACTATGGCGCTAATAGACCGGAGTCTTCCCTATACCCGGGACAGCAAAGGGGGTCACACACCACACAGAGGCCAAGTAGACACACTTCAGTAGTGCAGCCACCCGCTACAAGCATGCAGCATCGGTGTTTCGTTAACCCGAGATACCTCGACCCAAGGCTGCAAGAAACGTTGGGTTATGCATCCCAAGTTTCAGCTAATTACGCTAGCAGTAGCCGCCAAGGGCAGGGCGCTAGGCGTAGGCGCAGGGACAGAGCCAGGGCGATAGGATTAGAATCCAGGCGGCCGGGCCAGCTAGAGCAGGCGGGCAGCGCTTCAAGtagcagcagcggcagggcaAGAGTAGACAGCAGAGTAGATAGGAGCAGCTCAGGAGAAGATAGACGGGACTCTGAAGAACATCGGCACCTGCTCAACGTACAAGTCGAGCCAAGTTCAAGAGACTACAGGAGTTACAGAAGTCATGGCCACTCGCATGGACGGTCGTGCGGACACCAGCCTGGTTTGGCCTATCAGCAAAGGGCGCAGGAGGCTACGCATAAGGACAGTCGTCAGCCCACGCCAGACCGCAGGATCCGGAGGAGGGATACAGctgggacatcacccttggcgctgccggaggtcggtcgagctg ATGGAAGCGTTCAGGGACCGTCATCCAcaggcggaggccgagggggCACGATGCCCCCCTCACTTATGGAAGCTGGTAGAGCAGAATTACTGAAGCTGGTGGAGACATCGGTCACGCGTGCGACGTGGAACAGTTATAATTCTATCTGGCTACATTGGCTTTCATTGTCAGGCGGCGCCGTCGCCGACGGCGAGAAGGCGCGGGCGGCGACGCTGGATATGCTGGCATCTTTGCGCAAAAAACGGCGGTCCGTCGGGGCAGCAAAAAAGCACTTAGCCGGCGTAGCGTTTTTATTAAAACTCCACGGCAAGGCGGATGTTACGAAGGATTTTATGTTCCGCCAAGTAATACGCGGCTGGAAAAAGGAGAAGACGCGCGTTGACAAGCGACGTCCGATCACGTTTTCCTTGCTAGTAAGGCTTCTAGAACTTTTAGAAAGTGTTTGCGACAATAGCTCGGAAGCGCTGCTATTCAGGGCAGCTTTTTcggtggcgtttttcgcggcattgcgCATCGGTGAGTTGGTCCCGGCTAGTAAAAACAAGCCGGGCGGCCTTCGCCACAACGACGTTATTCCCTCGGGGGAGTCTTTGCGGGTATGCATTAGAAAGTCCAAAACAGACATGTACGGCAGAGGTGAGTGGTTAGCGATTAACAGCCTTGGCTCCAAGTGGTGCCCGGTAGCCACGGTACGCGAGTATATGAGCTCGCGTAACATCTGTgaccaattttttgttcatgcgcAGGGCACACCCCTCACCCGgttccaattttcggcggtttttCGTTCATCTCTACGCGCGGCAGGCCTGAATGCGTCCGAATTCGGTACGCATTCTTTTAGAATAGGGGCGGCAACCATGGCAGACGCACATGGTATGAAGGAGGAGGACGTAAAACGTCTGGGcagatggaagtcgcaggcctACAAATCATACATCAGACCAGACCTAGTGTTACAGTAA